The following are from one region of the Denitrobacterium detoxificans genome:
- the ftsZ gene encoding cell division protein FtsZ: MPNIKGPDNLAVIKVVGVGGGGTNAVNRMVEAGIKGVEFIAINTDHQALLMSDADKTIHIGEELTRGLGAGANPEVGAQAAEESRTEIRDALAEADMVFVTAGEGGGTGTGAAPVVAEIAREEIGALTVGIVTKPFSFEGRLRRNQAEQGIDLLSQKVDTLIVIPNDRLLEVVDKKTSMLEAFRIADDTLRQGIQGVTDLITIPGLINLDFADIRTVMKDAGTAMMGIGICSGENRALDAAQQATNSKLLEAGIAGASRVLFSIAGGPDLTLSEVDEAARVVEGCADESANIIYGQIVDDSLEDQVRITVIATGFKMEAAQAAMNYQRDLFASTANAVAEAAPSQPAYSSPSGNGNGRFSDEDYIPDFLKRQR, encoded by the coding sequence ATGCCGAATATCAAAGGACCTGACAACCTGGCGGTCATCAAAGTCGTAGGTGTCGGCGGTGGCGGCACGAACGCCGTAAACCGTATGGTGGAAGCCGGAATCAAGGGTGTTGAATTCATTGCAATCAATACCGACCATCAGGCTCTCCTCATGTCGGATGCCGACAAGACGATTCACATCGGCGAAGAGCTCACTCGTGGTCTCGGCGCAGGTGCGAACCCGGAAGTTGGTGCCCAGGCGGCCGAGGAAAGCCGTACCGAAATTCGCGACGCGCTGGCTGAAGCCGACATGGTCTTCGTTACCGCTGGCGAAGGTGGTGGCACCGGTACGGGTGCTGCTCCCGTTGTTGCCGAAATTGCCCGCGAGGAAATCGGCGCTCTTACCGTCGGCATTGTCACCAAGCCGTTCAGCTTCGAAGGTCGCCTTCGTCGCAACCAGGCCGAGCAGGGCATCGATTTGCTCTCTCAGAAGGTCGACACCCTCATCGTCATCCCGAACGACCGTCTTCTCGAAGTGGTCGACAAGAAGACCAGCATGCTCGAGGCGTTCCGCATTGCCGACGATACCCTGCGTCAGGGCATCCAGGGCGTAACCGACCTCATCACCATTCCTGGTCTCATTAACCTCGACTTCGCCGACATCCGCACGGTCATGAAGGACGCTGGCACCGCCATGATGGGCATTGGCATCTGCTCCGGTGAAAACCGTGCACTCGACGCCGCCCAGCAGGCCACGAACTCCAAGCTCCTGGAAGCCGGCATCGCTGGTGCTTCCCGCGTGCTGTTCTCCATCGCCGGTGGTCCCGACCTCACGCTTTCCGAGGTCGACGAAGCCGCTCGCGTGGTGGAAGGTTGCGCCGACGAAAGCGCCAACATCATCTACGGTCAGATCGTCGACGATTCCCTGGAAGACCAGGTTCGCATTACGGTCATCGCCACGGGCTTCAAGATGGAAGCTGCTCAGGCGGCCATGAACTACCAGCGCGATCTGTTCGCCAGCACTGCGAACGCCGTTGCAGAAGCGGCACCCAGCCAGCCGGCGTACTCGTCTCCTTCGGGTAACGGCAACGGTCGTTTCTCCGACGAGGATTACATCCCCGACTTCCTGAAACGCCAGCGCTAA
- a CDS encoding cell division protein FtsQ/DivIB codes for MNRASSAGRRSSSPSVSSGGIRRVIIVFVLLVLLAIAGTVVYWSSLFTVSQVTVSGCTHLTASEMTELAQVPSGTTLLRVDAGAIEKRLESDAWVEDAAVNRIFPDTLELVITERSIAAVVTITSVSDQQSEDWAIASDGTWLMKIPEQGSAEAANISQQIYEDAESVLHITDVPYGVNPQVGSVCTDESVLNALTIVSSLSTELADSVTTVSATDSANTVLTLSNGVQIAFGEAENIRDKERVCLELMEQHPDAISYINVRVVTSPTYRALSS; via the coding sequence TTGAACCGTGCCTCGTCGGCGGGGCGCAGGTCTTCTTCTCCTTCCGTTTCTTCGGGTGGCATTCGTCGCGTCATTATCGTGTTCGTGCTGCTGGTTCTACTGGCTATCGCGGGTACGGTCGTGTATTGGTCGAGTCTGTTCACCGTTTCGCAGGTTACCGTTTCCGGTTGCACGCATCTTACGGCGAGCGAAATGACCGAGTTGGCGCAGGTTCCCTCGGGTACCACGCTCTTGCGCGTCGATGCGGGCGCTATCGAGAAGCGCTTGGAATCCGACGCATGGGTGGAAGACGCTGCAGTGAACCGCATCTTCCCCGATACGCTCGAGCTCGTTATCACCGAACGCAGCATTGCTGCGGTCGTTACGATTACTTCCGTTTCCGACCAGCAATCTGAAGATTGGGCCATCGCGTCCGATGGCACGTGGCTCATGAAGATTCCCGAGCAGGGGAGTGCCGAAGCGGCAAACATCAGCCAGCAGATTTACGAGGACGCCGAAAGCGTGCTGCACATCACCGATGTGCCGTATGGCGTAAACCCGCAGGTAGGTTCCGTGTGCACCGATGAGAGCGTGCTCAACGCCCTTACTATCGTGTCGTCGCTTTCCACCGAGCTCGCCGATTCCGTGACCACGGTGTCGGCTACCGACTCGGCGAATACCGTGCTTACGCTCAGCAATGGCGTGCAGATCGCCTTCGGCGAGGCCGAGAACATTCGCGACAAGGAACGCGTGTGCCTGGAGCTCATGGAGCAGCATCCCGACGCAATCTCCTACATCAACGTGCGCGTCGTTACCAGCCCCACGTATCGAGCACTCTCGTCGTAG
- the murB gene encoding UDP-N-acetylmuramate dehydrogenase, protein MTPSQIGALRQLSLTPKSELRFDERLARRTTLRVGGPAACWAQVATFGDLKRVLGVCSEAGIPWTVIGGGSNLLVSDQGFPGVVVHLCGEFRTWNYDEESLHFTVGAAVSLSRIVQEAFRRGLSGMEFAVGTPGTVGGAIRMNAGTSERGMSTRVVSVTTYDPDRGLKRYAASDIQWGYRSTSFSPREVILECVLSVKPGQEAFIRAKMEGSLARRKRTQPLDFPSCGSVFRNPSGQHAGALIEGCGLSGTRIGGAQISGKHANFIVNTGEASAHDVIELIQLAQHKVKQEHGIELKPEVRFLGF, encoded by the coding sequence ATGACGCCCTCGCAGATTGGCGCGCTGCGCCAGCTTAGCCTGACCCCCAAAAGCGAGCTTCGCTTCGACGAGCGCCTGGCGCGTCGTACCACGTTGCGCGTGGGTGGGCCTGCCGCATGCTGGGCCCAGGTGGCTACGTTTGGCGATCTGAAGCGCGTGCTTGGAGTGTGCTCGGAAGCCGGCATTCCTTGGACGGTTATTGGCGGCGGAAGCAATCTGCTCGTTTCCGACCAGGGGTTTCCCGGCGTGGTCGTGCATTTGTGCGGTGAATTTCGCACGTGGAATTACGACGAGGAGTCGCTTCACTTTACGGTGGGCGCGGCCGTTTCGCTTTCGCGCATCGTGCAGGAGGCATTTCGTCGTGGTCTTTCCGGCATGGAATTCGCCGTGGGAACGCCAGGTACGGTTGGCGGTGCCATCCGCATGAACGCGGGTACGAGCGAGCGCGGCATGAGCACGCGCGTCGTCTCGGTCACCACGTACGATCCCGACCGCGGGCTGAAGCGCTATGCGGCGAGCGACATCCAGTGGGGCTATCGCAGTACCTCGTTTTCGCCCCGTGAGGTTATCCTTGAATGCGTTCTGTCCGTGAAGCCCGGGCAGGAAGCGTTCATCCGTGCGAAAATGGAGGGGTCGCTCGCGCGTCGCAAGCGCACGCAGCCGCTCGATTTCCCTTCGTGTGGTAGCGTGTTCCGTAACCCCAGCGGCCAGCATGCTGGCGCCCTCATCGAGGGCTGCGGCCTGTCGGGTACGCGCATCGGCGGGGCACAGATTTCGGGTAAGCACGCCAACTTCATCGTGAACACCGGCGAAGCTTCCGCGCACGACGTAATTGAACTTATCCAGTTGGCACAGCATAAGGTGAAGCAGGAACATGGCATCGAACTCAAACCGGAGGTACGGTTCCTCGGATTCTAG